From a single Acidobacteriota bacterium genomic region:
- a CDS encoding response regulator: MRFLIVDDSSTMRRIIINTLSKLGYQEFVEAGNGREGIEKLTATKVDLIVTDWNMPEMSGIEFIRTVRTMETCAHLPVLMVTTNAAKDDVAEALRAGVSNYVVKPFTPDTIKEKIDAVLAK; this comes from the coding sequence ATGCGATTTCTGATCGTTGATGACTCGTCCACGATGCGCCGCATCATCATCAACACGCTCAGTAAGCTCGGATACCAGGAGTTCGTCGAAGCGGGCAACGGCCGCGAGGGCATCGAGAAACTCACGGCCACCAAGGTGGACCTGATCGTGACCGACTGGAACATGCCCGAGATGAGCGGCATCGAGTTCATCCGCACGGTGCGCACGATGGAGACCTGCGCCCACTTGCCGGTCCTCATGGTCACGACCAACGCCGCCAAGGATGACGTCGCCGAGGCCCTGCGGGCGGGGGTCAGCAACTACGTCGTCAAGCCGTTCACGCCCGACACGATCAAGGAGAAGATCGACGCCGTCCTGGCAAAGTAG
- a CDS encoding HAMP domain-containing histidine kinase: MSREGGRSDLLARGLKARAAERELTFDDLTYLNRMTTVGQVLPNVAHELNNGFQVIGGLVEMLASRGDLPPDVVDKVGRIGAQVARATGLVQEIVAFARRDGAGIGLVDLAKVIDRTLAMRRYHLARARIAVHVEAGRPGESFVRADGHHLQQLLLNLLVNAEQSLGGREAPAISVRVNGDEGWVELAVTDNGAGMEGPLCDLARQPFFTTRGGGAAGLGLSVAVALAEHEGGRLTLDSQPGHGTTVKLRLPRARPAEERPLEG, translated from the coding sequence ATGTCGAGGGAAGGTGGCCGTTCGGATCTACTGGCGAGAGGCCTCAAGGCCCGGGCGGCGGAACGGGAGCTGACGTTCGACGATCTCACGTATCTGAACCGGATGACGACCGTGGGGCAGGTCCTGCCGAACGTCGCGCACGAGCTGAACAACGGCTTCCAGGTGATCGGCGGCCTCGTCGAGATGCTGGCGAGTCGTGGCGACCTGCCGCCGGATGTCGTCGACAAGGTGGGCCGGATTGGCGCGCAGGTGGCGCGTGCGACCGGACTCGTCCAGGAGATTGTGGCTTTCGCGCGCCGCGATGGGGCCGGCATCGGTCTGGTGGACCTCGCCAAGGTCATCGACCGGACACTCGCGATGCGCCGCTACCACCTGGCCCGTGCGCGGATTGCCGTTCACGTCGAAGCGGGACGCCCGGGGGAGTCGTTCGTGCGCGCCGACGGGCACCACCTGCAGCAGTTGCTGCTCAACCTGCTCGTCAACGCCGAGCAGTCGCTCGGGGGGCGCGAGGCCCCAGCGATCTCCGTGCGCGTGAACGGGGACGAAGGGTGGGTCGAGTTGGCCGTGACGGACAACGGCGCGGGCATGGAGGGGCCGCTCTGCGATCTCGCGCGTCAGCCCTTCTTCACCACCCGAGGCGGAGGCGCGGCGGGGCTGGGGCTCTCGGTGGCGGTGGCGCTCGCGGAACACGAGGGCGGCCGGCTCACGCTCGACAGCCAGCCCGGCCACGGCACGACGGTCAAGCTGCGTCTGCCGCGGGCGCGCCCGGCCGAGGAACGCCCGTTAGAAGGGTAG
- a CDS encoding sigma-54 dependent transcriptional regulator, translating into MALNSQMQSTVLVVDDEADLRTLVAEALTNDGFVVAQAADAAEALERLKSFAYDALVIDLRLPDADGMEVLDAALTRYPEVLAVMMTGFGGVAEAVAAMKRGAIDFLIKPFQLAQLSRVLSSGLDQRRLKQENAELRAQLRDRYRFDSVIGQSAPMQQVFSTLELVAPMNSTVLIHGETGTGKELIARTIHHNSPRADQRFVAFNAAAIPEPLAEAELFGHSKGAFTGAIAARIGRFELAHRGTLFIDEVALMPLPLQAKLLRALQEREIERVGESRPIKFDARIVAATNTDLRKLVKDGAFREDLYYRLNVIPLTLPPLRDRREDIPLLARHFVQKSCRNNNLPLRTLTQDTIRALMSYSWPGNIRQLENAIEHAVALTGQEKEIRPTSLPEDIAQPGGSLLLPAVAIPDEGISFTSVVSQLERELILRCLEKTGGNKRQAARLLQLSRTTLIDKLHRLNLADEQPATA; encoded by the coding sequence ATGGCTCTCAACTCGCAGATGCAGTCCACGGTGCTCGTGGTCGACGACGAGGCCGATCTTCGCACGCTGGTGGCCGAGGCCCTCACGAACGACGGGTTCGTGGTCGCGCAGGCCGCCGATGCGGCCGAGGCCCTCGAACGGCTGAAGTCGTTCGCCTACGACGCGCTCGTCATCGACCTGCGCCTGCCCGACGCCGACGGGATGGAGGTGCTCGACGCGGCACTCACGCGCTACCCGGAGGTGCTGGCGGTCATGATGACCGGCTTTGGCGGTGTCGCCGAAGCGGTCGCCGCCATGAAGCGAGGGGCCATCGATTTCCTCATCAAGCCGTTCCAGCTCGCGCAGTTGTCGCGGGTGCTGTCGAGCGGTCTGGATCAGCGGCGGCTGAAGCAGGAGAACGCCGAGCTGCGGGCCCAGCTGCGCGACCGCTACCGTTTCGACAGCGTCATCGGCCAGAGCGCGCCAATGCAGCAGGTGTTCTCGACGCTGGAACTGGTCGCGCCGATGAACAGCACCGTGCTCATTCACGGCGAGACCGGCACGGGCAAGGAGCTCATCGCGAGGACGATTCATCACAACAGCCCGCGTGCCGACCAGCGGTTCGTCGCCTTCAACGCGGCGGCGATTCCCGAACCGCTTGCCGAGGCCGAACTCTTCGGCCATTCGAAGGGGGCGTTCACCGGGGCGATCGCCGCGCGCATCGGTCGCTTCGAGCTCGCCCACCGCGGCACGCTCTTCATCGACGAAGTGGCGCTGATGCCGCTGCCCCTCCAGGCGAAGCTGCTTCGCGCCCTGCAGGAACGCGAGATCGAGCGGGTCGGCGAATCCCGTCCTATCAAGTTCGATGCCAGGATCGTCGCTGCGACCAACACCGACCTGCGCAAGCTGGTGAAGGACGGCGCGTTCCGCGAGGATCTGTACTATCGGCTGAACGTGATTCCGCTGACGTTGCCGCCCTTGCGGGATCGCCGCGAGGACATCCCGCTGCTCGCCCGCCATTTCGTGCAGAAGTCGTGCCGCAACAACAACCTGCCGCTTCGGACGCTGACGCAGGACACGATCCGGGCCCTGATGAGCTACTCCTGGCCCGGGAACATCCGCCAACTCGAGAACGCCATCGAGCACGCCGTCGCCCTGACCGGCCAGGAGAAGGAGATTCGCCCCACGAGCCTCCCGGAGGACATCGCCCAGCCCGGCGGGTCGCTGCTGCTTCCGGCCGTCGCGATCCCCGACGAGGGCATCAGCTTCACCTCGGTGGTTTCGCAGCTCGAACGCGAGCTGATCCTGCGGTGTCTCGAGAAGACGGGCGGCAACAAGCGACAGGCGGCCCGCCTGCTCCAGCTGAGCCGGACCACGCTCATCGACAAGCTGCACCGGTTGAACCTCGCCGACGAGCAGCCCGCCACCGCCTGA
- a CDS encoding response regulator has product MTNLSPPLAPFDVLVVDDEPDVLDLLAEYFRNRGLPVTVATDGRAAVAELARDPSRFGLVVTDLHLPGVDGLAVLEAARRANPSCFVIIITGYASLDSAIQAVRLGAYDYLTKPFSLGQIDIVLERLHDRLALERENRRLLKQIGQRDPAEARTPVLARLDSIDARLARLEAALRELAERRTFPS; this is encoded by the coding sequence ATGACGAACCTCTCCCCGCCGCTCGCCCCCTTCGACGTCCTCGTCGTCGACGATGAGCCTGATGTGCTGGACCTGCTGGCCGAGTACTTCCGGAATCGTGGGCTTCCCGTCACCGTCGCGACCGACGGACGTGCCGCGGTGGCCGAGCTGGCGCGCGACCCCTCGCGCTTCGGCCTCGTTGTGACCGACTTGCACCTGCCGGGTGTCGACGGCCTGGCCGTCCTCGAGGCCGCGCGACGAGCCAACCCGTCGTGCTTCGTGATCATCATCACGGGCTACGCCTCTCTCGACTCAGCCATCCAGGCCGTCCGCCTCGGGGCCTACGACTACCTGACCAAACCGTTCTCGCTCGGCCAGATCGACATCGTCCTCGAGCGCCTGCACGACCGGCTGGCGCTCGAGCGGGAGAACCGGCGGCTGCTCAAGCAAATCGGGCAGCGCGACCCGGCCGAAGCCCGTACGCCGGTGCTCGCCCGTCTCGACAGCATCGACGCCCGGCTCGCCCGCCTCGAAGCGGCGCTCCGGGAACTCGCCGAGCGCCGCACGTTCCCTTCGTGA
- the flgB gene encoding flagellar basal body rod protein FlgB → MSDISDAALAATLRRYMTVAAAKQVVAAGNLANVSTPGFKARELDFSATLDQKVQGHVLKVTHPGHQQAGGASSALATTEVRGLDARRDGNTVHTDRELLAMTRAAGEFARAQTALAAKFRLVRYAINEGR, encoded by the coding sequence ATGAGTGACATCAGCGACGCCGCACTTGCCGCCACGCTCCGGCGCTACATGACCGTGGCCGCCGCCAAGCAGGTCGTGGCCGCGGGCAACCTGGCCAACGTCAGCACGCCCGGGTTCAAGGCGCGCGAACTCGATTTCTCGGCCACCCTCGACCAGAAGGTCCAGGGCCACGTGCTCAAGGTGACCCACCCCGGTCATCAGCAGGCGGGCGGGGCGAGCTCCGCTCTTGCCACGACCGAAGTACGTGGGCTCGATGCCCGGCGCGACGGCAACACCGTGCACACCGACCGCGAGCTGTTGGCGATGACCCGGGCGGCGGGCGAGTTCGCGCGGGCGCAGACGGCGCTCGCCGCGAAGTTCCGCCTGGTCCGCTACGCCATCAACGAAGGCCGGTAA
- the flgC gene encoding flagellar basal body rod protein FlgC: MSTLSAAVDAAASALAAERLRIEVAVSNLANAESTRGPDGTAYRRRDVVLESRPVESFDAALGRATATGVRVAAVIEDQTPAQRRYEPSHPDADAEGYVALPNVNPAEEMVDMLSASRAYQANLTAISLIRDLVQRALELGRG; this comes from the coding sequence ATGTCCACCCTCAGTGCCGCCGTCGACGCCGCCGCGAGCGCCCTGGCCGCCGAACGCCTGCGGATCGAGGTGGCGGTTTCGAACCTGGCCAACGCCGAGTCGACCCGCGGACCCGACGGCACCGCCTACCGTCGGCGCGACGTCGTGCTCGAGTCGCGACCCGTGGAGTCGTTCGACGCGGCGCTCGGGCGGGCCACGGCGACCGGCGTGCGCGTGGCGGCGGTCATCGAGGACCAGACCCCGGCGCAGCGCCGCTACGAGCCATCGCACCCGGACGCCGACGCGGAGGGCTACGTTGCACTGCCCAACGTCAACCCGGCGGAGGAGATGGTCGACATGCTGAGCGCCTCGCGCGCGTACCAGGCCAACCTGACGGCGATTTCGCTCATTCGCGACCTCGTGCAGCGGGCCCTCGAGCTCGGACGCGGATGA
- the fliE gene encoding flagellar hook-basal body complex protein FliE translates to MIEQLVGRIQPLPTGQTGATGTTAGAPGFSEALQRMVSAVDSTNAEANGAVTRMLEGRGDVHDAMIALQRADLTLQLTVQVKNKLVQAYQEIMRMPV, encoded by the coding sequence ATGATCGAACAACTTGTCGGACGCATCCAACCGCTGCCCACCGGCCAGACCGGCGCGACGGGCACGACCGCCGGCGCCCCCGGGTTCAGCGAGGCCCTGCAACGGATGGTCTCGGCGGTCGATTCGACCAACGCGGAGGCCAATGGCGCAGTGACGCGCATGCTCGAGGGCCGCGGCGACGTCCACGACGCGATGATCGCGCTGCAGCGCGCCGACCTGACGCTGCAGCTCACCGTGCAGGTCAAGAACAAGCTGGTGCAGGCGTACCAGGAAATCATGCGCATGCCCGTCTAG
- the fliF gene encoding flagellar M-ring protein FliF, with protein MNPQQLLERLTALRGGLTNAQLASLAGAFVLVVSLVAGSAYWLNAPTYRLLFSDMDAESASQVADRLRSLDVPYQLTDGGRSVRVPESQIDQLRIDFASQGLPVSGRIGFEIFDRTAFGQTEFLEQVNYRRALEGEIARTIATIAEVEGARVHIAMARDSVFSARQQPAKASVVVKLRKDRPLSTASVSGITSLVAASVEGLRPESVVIVDSFGRPLSPRVDDANEPLGSAQIERQQRYERDLAERVVALLEPVVGVDRVRVNVAARINLDSEDQLEERYEPAGVIRSRTVTLEGGAGAALAQGVAGARANLPGAVEPGADQPSTPSLAPAAAATAVAGPTRSAETTNYELSKVVRHTVRPRGDIARISVAVILDDQHVAQKGDDGRVSWSVKPREAAEVQKIHGLVAAAVGLDPARGDQLTVENIGFGELLEDDPPVPGWYERFGPQLNELGRIFAVIVLGGLAFAFVGRPLVRRALPIASASRVEATVLPPHQLPRTIEELEGEIEAQLDMEAAARQSDRKMPVLTKRVASLAQKEPESAARLIRTWLIEDKK; from the coding sequence GTGAACCCTCAACAGCTCCTCGAACGCCTCACCGCCCTCCGAGGCGGTCTCACCAACGCACAACTGGCATCGCTCGCCGGAGCGTTCGTGCTGGTCGTCAGCCTCGTCGCGGGGTCGGCCTACTGGCTCAACGCGCCGACCTACCGCCTGCTGTTCTCCGACATGGACGCCGAGTCGGCGTCACAGGTCGCCGACCGCCTCCGCTCGCTCGACGTGCCGTACCAATTGACCGACGGCGGCCGGTCGGTCCGCGTGCCGGAGAGCCAGATCGACCAGTTGCGGATCGACTTCGCCTCGCAGGGGCTGCCGGTGTCGGGACGCATCGGGTTCGAGATCTTCGACCGCACCGCCTTCGGACAGACCGAGTTCCTCGAGCAGGTGAACTACCGCCGGGCGCTCGAAGGAGAGATCGCCCGGACCATTGCCACGATCGCCGAGGTGGAGGGCGCTCGCGTGCACATCGCGATGGCCCGCGACTCGGTCTTCAGCGCGCGCCAGCAGCCGGCCAAGGCCTCGGTCGTCGTGAAGCTGCGCAAGGACCGGCCGCTGTCGACGGCGTCCGTGAGCGGCATCACGAGCCTCGTTGCGGCCAGTGTCGAGGGCCTCCGGCCCGAATCGGTCGTCATCGTCGACAGCTTCGGCCGGCCGCTCTCGCCGCGAGTCGACGACGCGAACGAGCCGCTCGGGTCGGCGCAGATCGAACGCCAGCAGCGCTACGAGCGCGACCTCGCCGAACGCGTGGTCGCCCTGCTCGAGCCGGTGGTGGGCGTCGACCGGGTCAGAGTGAACGTCGCCGCGCGCATCAACCTCGATTCCGAGGACCAGCTCGAGGAGCGCTACGAGCCGGCCGGCGTGATCCGCAGCCGTACGGTGACCCTCGAGGGAGGCGCCGGCGCGGCGCTCGCCCAGGGCGTGGCCGGTGCGCGGGCGAACCTGCCGGGTGCGGTCGAACCGGGCGCAGACCAGCCCTCGACTCCATCGCTGGCCCCGGCGGCGGCGGCGACGGCGGTCGCCGGGCCGACGCGCAGCGCCGAGACGACCAACTACGAGCTGAGCAAGGTCGTTCGCCACACCGTGCGGCCGCGGGGCGACATCGCGCGGATCTCGGTGGCGGTGATCCTCGACGACCAGCACGTCGCCCAGAAGGGCGACGACGGGCGTGTGAGCTGGTCGGTCAAGCCGCGCGAGGCCGCCGAAGTGCAGAAGATCCACGGCCTCGTGGCCGCGGCGGTCGGCCTCGACCCGGCCCGCGGCGACCAGCTGACCGTCGAGAACATCGGCTTCGGCGAGCTGCTCGAGGACGACCCCCCGGTGCCGGGCTGGTACGAGCGGTTCGGTCCCCAGCTCAACGAGCTCGGCCGGATCTTCGCCGTGATCGTGCTCGGTGGCCTCGCGTTCGCCTTCGTCGGCCGTCCGCTCGTGCGCCGGGCCCTTCCCATCGCGTCGGCCTCGCGCGTCGAGGCGACGGTGCTGCCGCCGCACCAGCTGCCGCGCACGATCGAGGAGCTCGAGGGGGAGATCGAAGCCCAGCTCGACATGGAGGCCGCCGCCCGGCAGTCGGATCGCAAGATGCCGGTGCTGACGAAGCGCGTCGCGTCGCTCGCGCAGAAGGAGCCTGAGAGC